Proteins from one candidate division KSB1 bacterium genomic window:
- the rpsL gene encoding 30S ribosomal protein S12, giving the protein MPTLNQLINKGRKKVVSKRNSPALMGSPQKRGVCTRVYTTTPKKPNSALRKVARVRLTNGFEVTAYIPGEGHNLQEHSIVMIRGGRVKDLPGVRYHIVRGVLDTSGVQDRMQSRSKYGTKLKK; this is encoded by the coding sequence GTGCCCACACTCAATCAACTGATAAACAAGGGCCGGAAAAAAGTTGTATCGAAGCGAAATTCGCCGGCGTTGATGGGTTCACCGCAGAAACGCGGAGTGTGTACCAGAGTTTATACAACAACACCGAAAAAGCCAAATTCAGCTTTGCGCAAGGTGGCTCGTGTGCGGTTGACAAATGGTTTCGAAGTTACTGCTTATATCCCCGGTGAGGGGCACAATCTGCAGGAACACTCTATTGTTATGATTCGGGGGGGGCGTGTAAAAGATCTTCCCGGTGTTCGTTATCATATTGTTCGCGGTGTGTTGGATACGAGTGGCGTGCAGGATCGTATGCAGAGCCGTTCAAAGTACGGTACGAAATTAAAGAAATAA
- the rpsG gene encoding 30S ribosomal protein S7, which produces MPRRKRATKRKVLPDPKYNSVLVTKFINGLLEDGKRSVAEKIFYEAIDRSNEKLGGEGVESFEKALENVKPILEVRSRRVGGATYQVPIEVRSDRRQALAIRWLINFARNRSEKTMAERLASEFISAFNNEGASVKKKEDTHRMAEANKAFAHFKW; this is translated from the coding sequence ATGCCTAGAAGAAAAAGAGCGACAAAACGCAAGGTTTTGCCGGATCCAAAATACAACAGCGTGCTGGTTACAAAGTTCATTAACGGACTGTTGGAGGACGGCAAGCGCAGTGTTGCCGAAAAGATATTTTACGAAGCAATTGACAGAAGCAATGAAAAACTCGGCGGTGAAGGTGTCGAGAGTTTTGAAAAGGCGCTTGAAAATGTAAAGCCTATTCTCGAAGTAAGATCCCGTCGTGTCGGCGGCGCCACCTATCAGGTGCCGATTGAAGTTCGTTCAGATCGCCGCCAGGCTTTAGCTATTCGCTGGTTGATTAATTTCGCCCGGAATCGTTCCGAGAAAACGATGGCTGAGCGGCTGGCGTCGGAATTTATTTCTGCTTTTAATAATGAAGGTGCTTCGGTAAAAAAGAAGGAAGATACTCATAGAATGGCAGAGGCAAACAAAGCCTTTGCGCATTTTAAATGGTAA
- the fusA gene encoding elongation factor G, translated as MAKLKPLGKFRNIGIMAHIDAGKTTTTERFLFYTGKVHRIGEVDEGMATMDWMTQEKERGITITSAAISCEWKDHQINIIDTPGHVDFTAEVERSLRVLDGAVAVFCAVGGVEPQSETVWLQADKYHIPRLAFINKMDRLGADFYNALDMMRDRFSVNPVPIELPVGAGDDFRAVIDLLNMKMLVYDKESKGAKWETVDIPDDLLEKARSYRNQLLDSVVEYDDAVMEKYLNAETVGTAELNNCIRKATLKNDIVPVLCGAALRNIGVQQLLDAVVNYLPCPTDVPSIEGVNPYTKKEEKRVSSREEPFAALAFKVQIDQYVGKLTYIRVYSGEIEAGNTAINVGANKKERFQRILLMSSNKQHDVKKIAAGDIAAIVGLRQTKTGDTLTDPKHPILLETLQFPIPVISVAIEPKSKADEEKMIEALNALTDEDPTFQFKTDPETGQMIISGMGELHIEILVRRLREEFKVNANVGKPQVAYRETITQPITREMTIERQISGDHHYAHVKLQFEPLPAEGKYFEFENQLPEGKIPDVFVKPVADGIRESMSGGSIAGYPVIGIKVKLIDADFDESDSSELAFKIAGAQALQTALREGDSVLMEPMMKLEVITPEEYFGTILSDLASRRAKIQGHGKRGDSTVIDAKAPLSEMFGYATALRNMSQGRAVFTMQFSNYNTVSGEIFKKLLEQMGITA; from the coding sequence ATGGCAAAGTTGAAACCTTTGGGAAAATTTCGCAATATCGGTATTATGGCGCATATTGATGCCGGTAAGACAACGACGACAGAGCGTTTTCTGTTCTATACGGGAAAGGTGCATCGTATCGGCGAAGTCGACGAAGGTATGGCTACCATGGACTGGATGACGCAGGAAAAAGAACGCGGTATAACGATTACCTCGGCTGCTATATCCTGCGAATGGAAAGATCATCAGATCAATATCATTGATACACCCGGACACGTGGACTTTACTGCAGAAGTCGAACGGTCTTTGAGAGTTTTGGATGGCGCTGTTGCTGTTTTTTGTGCAGTCGGCGGTGTTGAGCCTCAGTCGGAGACTGTCTGGCTGCAGGCTGACAAGTATCATATTCCCAGACTGGCTTTTATCAACAAGATGGACCGACTTGGCGCTGATTTTTATAATGCGCTGGATATGATGAGAGACCGGTTTTCCGTAAATCCGGTGCCCATTGAACTCCCTGTCGGGGCCGGAGATGATTTTCGAGCTGTCATTGATCTGCTTAATATGAAGATGCTGGTGTACGACAAGGAATCAAAGGGCGCCAAATGGGAAACTGTCGATATTCCTGATGATTTGCTTGAAAAAGCCCGGTCTTATCGGAATCAACTGTTGGATTCTGTAGTCGAATACGATGACGCAGTGATGGAAAAGTATTTAAACGCAGAAACGGTTGGTACCGCTGAACTGAATAACTGTATCCGCAAAGCTACATTGAAAAATGATATAGTCCCTGTCCTCTGCGGCGCTGCTCTGCGTAATATCGGTGTGCAGCAGCTTCTCGACGCCGTAGTGAACTATTTGCCCTGTCCTACGGATGTGCCCAGCATAGAGGGTGTGAATCCGTATACGAAGAAAGAAGAAAAACGGGTTTCCAGTCGTGAAGAGCCTTTTGCGGCCCTTGCCTTTAAGGTGCAGATCGATCAGTATGTGGGAAAATTGACTTATATTCGAGTGTATTCCGGTGAAATTGAGGCGGGAAATACCGCGATTAATGTCGGCGCCAATAAAAAAGAGCGGTTTCAACGTATTCTGCTCATGTCATCCAACAAACAGCATGATGTAAAGAAAATAGCTGCCGGCGATATCGCGGCCATCGTGGGATTACGGCAAACCAAAACCGGTGATACGCTGACTGATCCGAAACATCCGATCTTGTTAGAGACTTTACAATTCCCGATCCCGGTTATTTCTGTCGCCATTGAGCCCAAGAGTAAAGCTGATGAAGAAAAAATGATTGAAGCGTTGAACGCTCTGACCGATGAAGATCCAACCTTTCAGTTTAAAACTGATCCTGAAACGGGTCAAATGATCATATCCGGCATGGGTGAGCTTCATATTGAGATTTTGGTCCGCAGGCTGCGGGAAGAGTTTAAAGTGAACGCCAATGTGGGCAAACCCCAGGTCGCCTATCGCGAAACCATTACTCAGCCCATTACACGTGAAATGACCATTGAACGGCAGATCAGCGGCGATCACCATTATGCCCATGTAAAGCTTCAATTTGAACCTTTGCCGGCTGAGGGTAAATATTTTGAATTTGAAAACCAGCTGCCTGAAGGCAAGATCCCAGATGTATTTGTAAAACCTGTTGCTGATGGTATCAGAGAATCCATGTCCGGAGGCAGTATAGCAGGATATCCGGTTATCGGAATTAAAGTCAAGCTGATCGACGCGGACTTTGACGAAAGTGACTCCAGTGAGCTCGCTTTTAAAATTGCCGGAGCGCAGGCGCTGCAAACAGCCCTGCGAGAGGGGGATTCTGTATTGATGGAGCCGATGATGAAGCTCGAAGTAATCACCCCGGAAGAATATTTCGGTACGATTTTGAGTGATTTGGCGTCCAGGCGTGCTAAAATACAAGGTCACGGTAAACGCGGTGACAGCACCGTGATTGATGCCAAAGCGCCGCTTTCAGAAATGTTTGGATATGCCACTGCACTGAGAAATATGTCGCAGGGCCGGGCAGTATTTACGATGCAGTTTTCAAACTATAATACCGTTAGCGGTGAAATCTTTAAAAAACTTTTGGAGCAGATGGGCATCACCGCATAG
- the tuf gene encoding elongation factor Tu: MAKEKFERTKPHVNIGTIGHVDHGKTTLTAAMTMYLANMGQADIKKYDEIDNAPEEKSRGITINTAHVEYETEKRHYAHVDCPGHADYIKNMITGAAQMDGAVLVVSAADGPMPQTREHILLARQVNVPSIVVFMNKTDQVDDPELLELVELEVRELLSNYEFPGDEIPIVKGSALKAMEKGISGDFTGEEWGPVKALLDAIDDYVPTPSRDKDKPFLMPVEDVFSITGRGTVGTGRIERGVIHVNDEVEVIGLGAHRKTVCTGIEMFRKMLDEGQAGDNAGLLLRGVNKDELDRGMVVAKPGSITPHTQFLAEIYVLSKDEGGRHTPFFNGYRPQFYFRTTDVTGQITLPEGTEMVMPGDNVKVTAQLITEIAMEEGLRFAVREGGRTVGAGVVTKIIE, from the coding sequence ATGGCTAAAGAAAAATTTGAACGAACCAAGCCGCATGTGAATATAGGGACGATCGGTCACGTTGATCACGGCAAGACGACCTTGACCGCTGCGATGACGATGTATTTGGCGAACATGGGTCAGGCGGATATTAAAAAGTATGATGAGATTGACAATGCGCCTGAAGAAAAGAGTCGTGGTATTACGATCAACACCGCTCACGTGGAATATGAGACAGAAAAGCGTCACTATGCTCACGTTGACTGTCCGGGACACGCAGACTATATCAAGAACATGATTACGGGAGCGGCGCAGATGGACGGCGCCGTGCTGGTGGTATCTGCTGCCGACGGACCGATGCCGCAGACGCGCGAGCACATTTTGCTGGCCCGTCAGGTGAACGTGCCATCGATTGTGGTGTTTATGAACAAGACGGATCAGGTAGATGATCCCGAGTTGCTTGAGCTGGTTGAGCTGGAGGTTCGCGAACTTCTTTCGAACTATGAGTTTCCGGGTGATGAGATTCCGATCGTCAAGGGTTCTGCCTTAAAGGCGATGGAAAAAGGTATATCCGGTGATTTTACAGGTGAAGAATGGGGGCCGGTGAAAGCGCTGTTGGATGCGATTGATGATTACGTACCGACCCCGTCGCGTGACAAGGACAAGCCGTTTTTGATGCCGGTTGAGGATGTTTTTTCGATTACCGGTCGCGGTACTGTAGGTACCGGCCGAATCGAGCGCGGTGTGATTCATGTGAATGATGAAGTCGAGGTGATTGGTCTGGGAGCGCATCGCAAGACGGTCTGTACCGGAATAGAGATGTTCCGCAAGATGCTGGATGAAGGACAGGCCGGTGATAATGCGGGATTGCTGCTTCGTGGTGTTAACAAGGATGAGCTGGATCGCGGTATGGTCGTTGCAAAGCCGGGTTCGATTACGCCTCACACCCAATTTTTGGCAGAGATTTATGTATTAAGTAAAGACGAAGGTGGACGCCACACGCCGTTTTTCAATGGATATCGTCCGCAGTTTTATTTTCGCACGACGGATGTGACGGGCCAGATAACGTTGCCGGAAGGCACAGAGATGGTGATGCCGGGAGATAATGTCAAGGTGACGGCTCAGTTGATCACCGAGATCGCCATGGAAGAAGGGCTTCGGTTTGCGGTTCGCGAAGGCGGTCGTACGGTCGGCGCCGGTGTTGTAACCAAAATTATTGAATAA
- the rpsJ gene encoding 30S ribosomal protein S10, producing the protein MAGQKIRIKLQAYDHRLIDKSTEKIIKTAKNTGAMISGPIPLPTRRTVFTVNRSPHVNKKSREQFETRVHKRLVDILNSSPKTVDALMKLELPAGVDVEIKV; encoded by the coding sequence ATGGCGGGTCAAAAAATTCGCATAAAATTACAGGCATATGATCATCGGTTGATCGACAAATCAACTGAAAAGATCATAAAGACAGCAAAAAATACAGGTGCTATGATTTCCGGGCCGATACCACTGCCTACGCGAAGGACTGTGTTTACGGTAAATCGATCACCGCATGTCAATAAAAAGTCTCGTGAGCAATTTGAGACTCGAGTTCATAAACGTCTGGTCGATATTCTGAATTCTTCCCCAAAAACAGTCGACGCTTTGATGAAGCTCGAACTGCCGGCTGGAGTAGATGTTGAAATCAAAGTCTGA
- the rplC gene encoding 50S ribosomal protein L3, with product MRGIIGKKLGMTLFFDDAGYSKSGTVIEVGPCCVTQIKTIEKDGYSAVQLGFGARRKKRATKPEIGHVKKHGLEPFQVLREFRDFEVSELKTGDEIKADLFSVGEKVDVTGVSKGRGFAGTIKRWGFGGGPKTHGQSNKYRMPGSIGHSSDPSRVFKGKHMAGRMGNERVTIKNLEILKIDPENNIIVVKGAVPGAKKGIVLIRK from the coding sequence ATGCGCGGAATAATTGGAAAAAAACTTGGTATGACTCTCTTTTTTGATGATGCCGGATATTCAAAATCCGGTACGGTCATCGAAGTGGGTCCGTGTTGTGTCACTCAAATAAAGACAATAGAAAAAGATGGTTACAGCGCTGTGCAACTTGGTTTTGGTGCGCGAAGGAAGAAAAGAGCGACAAAACCCGAGATTGGTCATGTGAAAAAACATGGACTGGAACCGTTTCAGGTGTTGCGTGAATTCCGGGATTTTGAGGTGAGTGAACTCAAGACCGGCGATGAAATAAAAGCAGATTTGTTCTCTGTTGGAGAAAAAGTCGATGTGACGGGTGTCTCCAAAGGACGCGGTTTTGCCGGTACTATAAAACGATGGGGATTCGGCGGTGGCCCGAAAACTCATGGTCAGAGCAACAAATATAGAATGCCTGGTTCCATTGGTCACTCGAGTGATCCGTCGCGTGTCTTTAAAGGCAAGCATATGGCTGGTCGTATGGGCAATGAACGTGTGACCATCAAAAATTTGGAAATATTGAAAATTGACCCGGAAAACAACATTATTGTTGTCAAGGGTGCTGTTCCGGGAGCAAAAAAAGGTATTGTCTTAATTAGAAAGTAA
- the rplD gene encoding 50S ribosomal protein L4 — protein MELEVYTKDGKAAGRKVNASDAVFGAEINEHCVYLAVNSQMKNSRQGTRSTKTRNEVRGGGKKPWRQKGRGTARAGSTRSPIWVGGSTIFGPRPIHFKSRLTKRVKQMARISAFSARQKDDKIKVVETFSLEQPKTRNMK, from the coding sequence ATGGAACTTGAAGTCTATACAAAAGATGGCAAAGCTGCCGGCCGTAAAGTGAATGCGAGTGATGCGGTCTTTGGAGCGGAAATTAATGAACATTGTGTTTACCTGGCTGTTAATTCACAAATGAAAAACAGCCGCCAGGGTACCCGCTCTACCAAAACCCGAAACGAAGTGAGAGGGGGCGGAAAGAAACCCTGGCGTCAAAAAGGTAGAGGTACCGCCAGAGCAGGTTCGACTCGCTCTCCGATTTGGGTGGGTGGGAGTACCATTTTCGGTCCTCGCCCGATTCATTTTAAAAGCCGGTTGACAAAGCGAGTCAAACAAATGGCGCGTATTTCGGCGTTCAGCGCCAGGCAGAAAGATGACAAGATTAAAGTGGTTGAAACTTTTAGTCTTGAACAACCCAAGACACGAAATATGAAATGA
- the rplW gene encoding 50S ribosomal protein L23: MDTQTNILVRPLVTEKMLHKQETDNQYGFVVDVKANKIDIKRAVEKKFDVAVVNVRTILVKGKTKKNQTRRGITEGKRKDWKKAIVTLREDDSIDFFETS, encoded by the coding sequence ATGGATACCCAAACGAATATACTTGTAAGACCTTTGGTTACCGAAAAAATGCTTCATAAACAGGAAACCGACAATCAATACGGGTTTGTGGTCGATGTCAAGGCGAACAAAATTGATATCAAGCGGGCTGTGGAAAAAAAGTTTGACGTGGCTGTTGTAAATGTCAGAACTATTTTGGTTAAAGGAAAAACCAAAAAAAATCAGACCCGTAGAGGCATTACTGAAGGTAAACGCAAAGACTGGAAAAAAGCTATTGTCACTCTGAGAGAAGATGATAGTATTGATTTTTTCGAAACTTCATAA
- the rplB gene encoding 50S ribosomal protein L2 — protein MSMKNYKPTTPGQRYRTVSTYEGVDRVKPEKSLLKPVKKTGGRNNRGRVTSRHRGGGHKRAYRVIDFKRDKHDVPAKVVSVQYDPNRSAFIALLHYLDGEKRYILCPKGLTVGEKVVSGEKTEIRTGNSLLLSNIPLGTWVHNVELKPGKGGQMARGAGSYAQLVAKEGTYAQLKLPSGEVRLVRIECRATIGQVGNLDHENLSLGKAGRSRWLGRRPKVRGVAMNPIDHPMGGGEGKSSGGRHPCSPWGQNSKGHKTRKRKASDALIVRRRNK, from the coding sequence ATCTCTATGAAAAATTATAAACCAACAACTCCGGGTCAACGATACAGGACCGTCAGTACCTATGAGGGTGTAGACCGGGTGAAACCGGAAAAATCCCTTTTAAAACCCGTGAAAAAGACGGGCGGTCGAAATAACCGGGGTCGTGTCACATCGAGGCACCGTGGTGGCGGTCATAAAAGAGCTTACCGGGTAATCGATTTTAAGCGTGACAAGCATGATGTTCCGGCCAAAGTGGTCTCTGTTCAATACGATCCAAACCGAAGCGCTTTTATTGCGTTGCTGCATTATCTGGACGGTGAAAAAAGATATATTCTTTGTCCCAAGGGACTCACTGTTGGCGAAAAGGTGGTCTCTGGAGAAAAAACCGAGATCAGAACAGGTAATTCTCTTTTGTTGAGTAATATTCCCCTGGGTACATGGGTTCATAATGTTGAATTGAAGCCCGGTAAAGGCGGACAAATGGCCCGCGGAGCCGGATCCTATGCTCAGCTGGTCGCAAAAGAGGGGACTTATGCCCAGCTTAAATTGCCGTCGGGTGAAGTTCGTTTGGTGAGAATAGAGTGCCGGGCAACAATCGGACAGGTCGGTAATCTCGATCATGAAAATCTTAGCCTGGGTAAAGCGGGCCGTTCGCGCTGGTTGGGCAGACGACCCAAAGTCAGAGGCGTGGCTATGAATCCCATTGACCATCCCATGGGCGGTGGCGAAGGCAAAAGCTCCGGTGGTCGGCATCCCTGTTCCCCTTGGGGACAGAACAGTAAAGGTCATAAAACCCGTAAACGTAAAGCGAGCGACGCTCTCATAGTAAGACGTCGGAATAAATAG
- the rpsS gene encoding 30S ribosomal protein S19, whose amino-acid sequence MSRSIKKGPYIDENLMGKIEALNDSNQKKVIKTWSRRSTIPPEFIGHTIAVHNGNKFIPVFINENMVGHKLGEFAPTRTFRGHIDRKAEKARH is encoded by the coding sequence ATGTCAAGATCGATCAAAAAAGGCCCTTATATAGATGAAAATCTGATGGGAAAAATCGAAGCGCTTAATGATAGCAATCAAAAAAAGGTTATAAAAACCTGGTCGCGACGGTCAACCATTCCACCTGAATTCATCGGCCATACAATAGCAGTACACAATGGCAACAAGTTTATTCCGGTTTTTATAAACGAGAATATGGTTGGCCACAAGCTTGGTGAATTTGCTCCGACACGTACTTTTCGCGGGCATATTGACAGAAAAGCAGAAAAAGCAAGACATTAA
- the rpsC gene encoding 30S ribosomal protein S3: MGQKTNPIGFRLGVIRTWESKWFEKHSLDKKLEEDNMLRTYIRKRLQRASVSKIIIERTPKHITITIYTARPGIVIGRKGAEVDKLKEELQRLTGNDIQLNINEIKRPELDAYLVAENIANQLAGRISFRRAMKKAMMSSMRMGAEGIRVICSGRLGGAEMARREQYKQGRIPLHTLRADIDYASITSHTQYGSIGVKVWICKGEIIGDEFVE; this comes from the coding sequence TTGGGACAAAAAACAAATCCTATAGGTTTTAGACTTGGCGTTATTCGGACATGGGAGTCCAAGTGGTTTGAGAAGCATAGTCTGGATAAAAAGCTCGAAGAAGATAATATGCTGCGTACCTATATACGCAAACGTCTTCAAAGAGCCAGTGTTTCAAAAATTATTATCGAAAGAACACCCAAGCATATCACCATCACAATTTACACAGCACGTCCTGGGATTGTGATTGGAAGAAAAGGCGCCGAGGTCGACAAATTAAAAGAAGAGCTGCAAAGGCTGACCGGAAACGATATTCAATTGAATATTAATGAAATCAAGCGTCCTGAGCTTGATGCCTATCTTGTGGCTGAAAATATTGCAAACCAGTTGGCAGGCCGTATCTCTTTTAGACGGGCGATGAAAAAAGCTATGATGTCTTCAATGAGAATGGGAGCAGAAGGTATACGTGTTATCTGTTCAGGTCGACTGGGCGGCGCTGAAATGGCCAGACGTGAACAATATAAACAAGGACGAATTCCGTTGCATACACTACGCGCGGATATAGATTACGCCAGTATTACTTCCCATACTCAATATGGATCAATCGGCGTCAAAGTCTGGATCTGTAAAGGTGAAATTATCGGCGATGAATTCGTGGAATAG
- the rplP gene encoding 50S ribosomal protein L16, whose translation MLMPKRVKYRKQQRGRMKGKAQRGSRLAYGTFGLKSLDSHWITARQIEAARVAITRHLKRSGKLWIRLFPDKPFTQTPAETRMGKGKGAPEYWVAVVKPGKIMFELDGVPENIAREALKLASNKLPVKTKFVMASDFGD comes from the coding sequence ATGTTAATGCCAAAACGTGTAAAATATCGTAAACAGCAACGCGGTCGTATGAAGGGCAAGGCTCAGAGAGGCAGTCGTCTGGCTTATGGGACTTTTGGGCTCAAATCCCTGGATTCTCACTGGATTACGGCACGTCAAATCGAGGCCGCCCGTGTTGCGATCACCCGGCACCTGAAACGCAGCGGAAAGTTATGGATCCGTCTGTTTCCGGATAAACCGTTTACTCAAACTCCCGCCGAAACACGTATGGGAAAAGGTAAAGGAGCGCCGGAATATTGGGTGGCCGTCGTCAAACCAGGTAAAATTATGTTTGAGCTAGATGGTGTGCCCGAGAACATTGCCAGAGAGGCTCTGAAATTGGCTTCAAATAAATTACCTGTAAAGACGAAATTTGTAATGGCTTCAGATTTCGGAGATTAA
- the rpmC gene encoding 50S ribosomal protein L29 has product MKMEEIKQLSKDEIELRLEDATEELANLRFQNSMHQLDNPLSIRSVKKDIARLKTALREMEFGITK; this is encoded by the coding sequence ATGAAGATGGAAGAAATTAAGCAACTGTCTAAAGATGAAATTGAATTGCGGCTTGAAGACGCAACCGAAGAATTGGCGAACCTCAGATTTCAGAATTCAATGCACCAGCTCGATAACCCGTTAAGTATTCGGTCTGTTAAAAAGGATATTGCTCGTTTAAAGACCGCATTGAGGGAAATGGAATTTGGAATCACAAAGTGA
- the rpsQ gene encoding 30S ribosomal protein S17, whose protein sequence is MERGKRKSLIGIVSSNKMDKTCVVKVQRFVEHPLYKKYVKKSKKFMAHDMNNDSRIGDKVKIMEARPISRKKRWRLVEIIERAK, encoded by the coding sequence GTGGAACGAGGTAAGAGAAAATCCTTAATTGGTATTGTTTCCAGCAATAAAATGGACAAGACGTGTGTCGTTAAAGTACAGCGTTTCGTTGAACATCCTCTGTACAAAAAATATGTCAAAAAGAGCAAAAAGTTTATGGCACATGACATGAATAATGACTCCCGTATTGGTGACAAAGTGAAGATCATGGAAGCAAGGCCGATAAGCCGGAAAAAAAGATGGCGTCTTGTTGAAATTATCGAACGAGCCAAATAG
- the rplN gene encoding 50S ribosomal protein L14 produces the protein MIQEYSKLNVADNTGAKRVACIRVLGGTGRRYASVGDVILVSVKHALPNAAVKKGDKSKAVIVRTKKEYKRRDGSYIRFDENAAVLITDDGEPKGSRIFGPVARELREKQFMRIVSLAPEVL, from the coding sequence ATGATCCAGGAATACAGTAAACTTAATGTTGCGGATAATACCGGTGCCAAGCGCGTTGCGTGCATTCGAGTATTGGGAGGAACCGGCAGGCGATACGCTTCGGTGGGCGATGTTATTTTGGTTTCTGTAAAGCATGCTCTGCCGAATGCCGCGGTCAAAAAAGGCGATAAAAGCAAAGCGGTTATCGTCAGAACCAAAAAGGAGTACAAGCGCAGAGACGGCTCTTATATCCGCTTTGATGAAAACGCTGCCGTGCTTATCACTGATGACGGTGAGCCAAAAGGATCCCGTATTTTTGGTCCGGTTGCCCGCGAGCTGCGTGAAAAACAATTTATGAGAATTGTTTCATTAGCTCCTGAAGTATTATAA
- the rplX gene encoding 50S ribosomal protein L24 encodes MRVRKNDQVLVLSGNYKGKKGKVLKVYPEEDRLIVEGVNFVKRHTRPSQQNQQGGIVEKEAPIDASSVMVVCPKCNTPTRVEKTTVWDEQRHRHNKVRVCKKCNEMIISNS; translated from the coding sequence ATGCGAGTTAGAAAAAATGATCAGGTTTTGGTTCTTTCGGGGAATTATAAAGGTAAAAAAGGCAAGGTCTTAAAAGTCTACCCTGAAGAGGACCGGCTTATTGTTGAAGGTGTGAATTTTGTAAAACGACACACCCGGCCTTCTCAGCAGAATCAGCAAGGCGGTATTGTTGAAAAAGAAGCGCCGATTGACGCGTCCAGCGTTATGGTTGTTTGTCCCAAATGCAACACCCCAACCCGTGTTGAAAAAACAACGGTTTGGGATGAACAGCGCCATCGGCATAATAAGGTGCGTGTGTGTAAAAAATGTAATGAAATGATAATCTCAAACTCATAG
- the rplE gene encoding 50S ribosomal protein L5, with protein MAEKKYQPRLIDTYRKEVAPSLEKKFGYKNKHQIPSLEKIVLNIGAGEATENPKVLENAVEDLTRIAGQKPIIRRAKRSISNFKVREGMPIGCSVTLRRQRMYEFLDRLISIAIPRVRDFRGLPVRFDGRGNYNVSMKEQIVFPEIDYDKIDKIRGINITIVTSAQTDEEAHEMLKAFGFPFVKNE; from the coding sequence ATGGCAGAAAAAAAATATCAACCACGTTTGATTGACACTTATCGGAAAGAAGTTGCACCTTCTCTTGAGAAAAAGTTTGGTTATAAAAACAAGCATCAAATTCCAAGCTTGGAAAAGATTGTCTTGAATATAGGAGCAGGTGAAGCAACTGAGAATCCCAAAGTATTGGAAAATGCAGTTGAAGATCTTACCCGGATAGCCGGACAAAAACCCATAATCCGACGGGCCAAACGATCCATTTCAAATTTCAAGGTACGTGAAGGAATGCCGATCGGGTGCAGCGTCACTTTGAGACGTCAACGGATGTACGAGTTTCTGGACCGTCTGATCTCGATTGCTATTCCCCGAGTGCGTGACTTTCGCGGTTTACCCGTAAGGTTTGACGGTCGCGGGAATTACAATGTTTCAATGAAGGAACAGATCGTTTTTCCGGAAATTGACTACGATAAAATTGACAAAATTCGCGGCATTAATATTACTATTGTAACATCTGCACAAACAGATGAAGAAGCACATGAAATGCTGAAAGCTTTCGGCTTTCCATTTGTAAAAAATGAATAG
- a CDS encoding type Z 30S ribosomal protein S14 yields the protein MAKKALIYKSKQEPKFKVRKYNRCSRCGRPRGYYRKFGICRICLRELALEGKLPGVTKASW from the coding sequence TTGGCTAAAAAAGCACTGATTTACAAGTCAAAGCAAGAGCCCAAGTTCAAGGTGAGGAAATACAACAGGTGCTCACGCTGTGGACGTCCTCGCGGTTATTACCGAAAGTTCGGAATTTGCAGAATATGTCTGAGAGAGCTGGCACTTGAAGGCAAGCTTCCAGGTGTTACAAAAGCGAGCTGGTAG